tattttaatctcCTTTTATAACATTAAgaatatctttttttttgtaaatgaTTTGTTTGATTTAGAATATACAATCTTAAAGAATATGTTTATATATGATAAAAATGTGCTtatagatgaaaaaaaaaacacaagaGTTATTCAAATATGTTTGTTATTATAGTTGTAAGAAAACATTTTggtgtttattttttaaaaaatttaattaatgttTGTTCGTGTTTATTTTGTTgctaattttttattacatatataaaaaaaccattaaattaattattcctataaaatatatactaaaatataaaactatatattaataataaattaaataatacatatatttatatataaataagtcataattgatttttttgtataaatcgcatttttatttttctagtctAATTAAAATTTGACCATAAGTAATATATGAATGAAAGTGAAAATAAATTCACCTTTGACTATATGTTTGAAAGAATTATTTGTCATTAATATTGAAATTCTATAATGATAACATATTACGTGGTTCATTGAATTTGTCTATTTTATGTTTACGAtaaatatgattaaattattatattaattttagattAGTCCACCTTGTATATTGGAAAAAAATCTTGCTAATAATCGCCTTAAAAGCATTCTTATCTTTAATTAGTGATACTAAGAATTTGTTtggtaaatttaaaaaaaaaaatagtgtttatatttttgaaaagtataaattttttattttgtgtttgataaattaaaaagattatgtatttgtatttataattttaaaaaaattaaagatatttttaaaagcaCTTTAAGGTAAAAATTGTTAAAGTTGATTTAtacttattaaaattaaaaaatttaatataatcttatatattaattaattttttaatttaacttatatttatatttattataatatcttaaattttaaaatttttttaccaaaataaaattgttgttatttgtgtttattaaaaattatttttaatttaatttactaaatataaatattacaatttttaaaaaattatatgttaaaaactaattttcataaaatatttttaaaaaataaaaattttatcaaatcaaacttaaatataaaaagtttgaataaaaaaaaaattaaattaaatttttaaaattttttaattattttatgcaTTGAGTGTATTGGgaagtttaaaaataattaaacttaaaaataattaaaaaaattattttatttttgagctTTTGAGTGCATTGGATTAGcactctttttttgtttttatcgAAGATAGAGAGACTCGAATTCGTGATCTCTTAAGTGAGTATAGAAAGATTATatcatttgagttataactcattggTAGCACTCTTTAAGTTAAcccaattttaatatttaattttttaattattatctaATAAAGTTTTTATGTAATTATTACAAAATTTTGAAGCAAACCGATTTTtatcattatatataaaaaaactcttttaaaaaaatgtatattaagatagtaacttaaaaatatttgatataaaaaatttaagacacctattctaataaaaatactaaaaatatattttcataaaaatctttgtattaaaacaaaaacaaaagacatTTTTTATAAATAGAGATGGAGGCGGGAGAGGAATACCTACTTTCAACCATGTTCATTATCATCCTTATAAGAGAGTATTAATTAGGTGCTTCAAATAAAAGTCAAATTGTAATTAATGATAATAGAAGATAATAGTTTATCGGTCAAACATATGAACAcgttaaatttaaattttatctttaatataaagtattttaggtatctttttaaattataaaataataatattattttattatttttttcttttttcataaatttcaaaaataaaaaataaaagcgCAGACTAAAGGCATTCTAAATTTATAATACATATGGATAGAATAGAAAGTTATGACAATATTCTTTTTGATAATtctctttatgctttattttttaatttttcgattttatcttttttagtaaaatattaattttcttttagtgTTTAGACTAAATTTTAAAGTAgttcttaatattttaaaattattacaatATTATCCTACTATTAATTCTGTTAATAATTCTATAACAGAAATGCACACATAAATATTATAATCTATAATAAAAAACTAATCTCATATTACATTACTGAAAagtagaaaattaaataaatagaagaaaaataatactaGGATATAAAGGAACGAAatgtaattagaattttatattactaatagtattttttatttaattttttatatttcactaataatatataaaatattagaaatttaaataagatattCAAAACCTCAccaacaacttgaagatttgactcaaataattgaaaaagataaaatatatattttatttaataaaaatattattcgtatattaaaattagtcactaatatatttatatataaatatatataatttaatttatttttaaaatggtgaaaactcaggtgcagtcgacttcacgtgaagttgataactgaaagtcgttagataatttaattgattcgactaaattttcatctaacggctcaaaattatcaacttcacataaaatCGATTGCACCTAAATTTTAGTATACATGtaacataattatttatttattaatttattttttatacgaGAGTATATATGAAGATAGGAAAATGacacaaattttaaattgtagAATACTACCTTAGTATTGGATAGTTACCATTGGATAATACTACTCATTTCAACATTTAAAAACAATACACAATCCTTATTATTACCAAACAAGTCCTCTTTTCTAGTCTTTTACTATTTTCCCCATAAAAGCGCTTTCCCCTTCTCTCTTAGCCACTTCACACGTTCCACACAACGTAATACAATTCCTTATATAAtagtttaataaattattaaatataataatataaatagttTTTATAAATAGGGCTTTCCCTTCATTTCCTTATTCTTATTaccttttgttttgttttttttttacaattttctcttctctttctgtCATTTCCTTTTTCTTAAAAGGTCTCATTCAACTGTTCGGGTCCCTCTGAAGTCAAAGTTCCAATCTTTTCCGCAATCACAATTCTGggtcttcatttttttttgttttccatcgATCTACTTAGCGAGGTTCTGATTGGGGTTTGGTTGAAACTTTCATCAGTGAggtatttttttaatctttttatttttcgtctTTTGCTTTCATAGCCTTAATTTTTTGCTACTGTTTCTTGTGATTCATGTATAGATAGACCTTAATGAACGATCATGGTGATTCTAGTAATAACAGTGTTTTTGGGTGTTCactgaaaaagagaaaaaaacattatattaaaaaaatgattccAATTTGTTTGACTTCAAAATGAGGTGGCGACTGttcattgttgaattcttgaGATTCTAAGGggtgaattttattttattttatttgttgtttAGTTTGTGAGATTTGGTGGTGGTtgtgatttgattttgaagttCTGTTCTGAGTATATTAAAGAATTGGATTGTTCTGCTATGGAAGGGTGATTGAAGCtgcgtgtgtgtgtgtgtttttatttatttatttttcattgttgGAGCGAGTAAATTGGTGAATTTGAGGGGTTTTATGTTATTTAATTGTAGAGAAAAAATGGATAACAACAAAAATAGGCATCATGGTGGTGATGGCAATTTGGGTGTGAACAAAATGGGGAAGAATATAAGGAAAAGCCCTTTGCATCAGCCCAATTTTGGTAACAATGGGACTTCTGCCGCCGCGGCCGCGGCTGCTATGGGTGCTAGACCTCACCAGCCTCAGCCTCAGGTTTACAACATTAGCAAGAATGACTTCAGAGATGTTGTTCAGCAGCTTACTGGCTCACCCTCACTCAACAATGCTACTCCGCCGAGGCCTCAGCAGAATTCGCCGAAGCCACAGAGTATGCGGCTGCAGAAGATTAGGCCTCCCCCTTTGACGCCGATAAGTAGGCCTCCTCTGAGGCCACCAATGCCTGCGCAGGCCCCGGCCGCAGCCCCTGCCGGCCCTGCAATGGTTccttataataataataacaatgctTTGCATAGGCCTGGTCAATTTGGACAGCCTGCACTGAATCCTCCTTTGCATCATCCAGGGGACATGTGGGCTAATACGGCCGAGTCGCCTATCTCGGCTTACATGAGATACCTGCAAAATTCAATGATGGATCCTGGGTCAAGGGGGTCAAGGGGTAACCAAATGCAGCCTCAGTCTCAGCCTCATGGGAATGCTCAGCATCAGTTTCAGCAGCATCCTCATCAACCACCACCTGGTCAGGGGAATGTGCAGCCTCCGAATCCACCTTCATCCGCTTTGATTCCTAATCCTCATATGCCTCCTATGATGCCCTCATCAAGATTCAATGGTCCACATCCTCCAATGAATGGAACTAACCCGCTTGTGCCGAGTATTCCTTCTCCACAACCAAATGGCCCTCCCGTTTTACCTTCTCCGACATCTCAATTCTTGTTACCCTCGCCAACCGGTTACATGAGTTTCTTGTCCCCTCGTTCTCCTTATCCGCTGCTGTCACCCGGAGTTCAATTTCCAACTCCTTTAACACCCAATTTCCCTTTCTCACCCTTTGGACAGTCAGGGCTTTTCGGCCCTGGCCCTCAAACTCCAGTCTCTCCAGGCCTATTTCCGATATCCCCTTCAGGCTTCTTTCAGATGGCCAGTCCTAGGTGGAGAGATCAATAACCTTCATCTCCGGCTGCATGCTTATCGGTGGTGCTTCATTCTAACCGAACTGATCCTAGTTCTTGATAGAATCTTTGTTCATTGGCAATGCTATGTACAATCCAACTTTTCAGCTGCTTTTAGGTGTCTCCATCTTCTCATTCCTTTTGTTTTGTCTTTCTTTATGACTAATAATGGCTGCAACCTGCAACCCTTTTGCATTGACAAGCTTTTGCATTAGGTGATTTGTTTGAAGATTAGAAAGGACAAGGAGGACTCAGCTATATATAATATGAAAGCAAGTAGGGTTACAAACAATATTTGTTATTTTAGGGTAGGTCAtgctatctttattttttattttttgggtaATATaatggattggattggattgcATAGTTGTTTGATgtcttaatttattttcattctaatATCAAGCAGTTTCTCATTTTGTTTGGTGTTTGTTAATGTTATACTCTTTTTGTGAAGCATTCTTGAATCTTTTTGAACATCTGAAAGTGGGTTTTTATGGAAACCAAAATCTAAAGTTGATTAAGTAGGTTTTGACATGGAATATAATATATTTGGGTGCTCAAAGAAACATTTTCGGCTTAGATTTGGTAGGTAATTTggttatagtttttttttttggggtttAGGTTTTTTACACAACACACATACACACTCACACACACCACTACTACTATCCATGGatattttgttgattttgttgAGTTGTCGTATTTGTCTGTCGAACACGTTTTAGACACGATATTCATTTTACACTCGTCCGACACACGTGTCGTTTGTGTCCAACTGTGTCttaacaaaaaaatgaaaaaaaaaaatttatgtttgaAAACACCTAATATCATCACGTGTAAGCGTGTTTAGttttattcttaacatatattttttaaatgagtttagaaataatatatattttatttattaaaacaaaaaatattttaaatatcatatataattaaaaaaagacattagaaatagttaaaaaattaatttatattttaacataaaaaaatatcaaaatatcattacaatttatttaaaagaatttatattttatataaatgcCGTGCCTTTATATcttgcaaaaattaaaatttatgtatcTACAAATCTCATATCGTGTACTCGTGTCTTGTATCCATATCAATGTCTTTGTattgtagttttttttttctctttttgttacattttttcttgaaatttttttgaaaatattaactaaaatgGTTGAAGTCTAAGAGGAAAAAATAGCTAAAAGCTTTATTTGGTATTAAATTTGGGGTTTGCATAATATTAGGGGTTTTATTTTCACTTATTTAAGTgaaaaaatagttaattaagAGTAGTTTtgtgccaaaaaaaaaaaaactaaatctcATTGGTTttggaaatttaaattttatgtaATAACTAATTCGAGCATGTGCAATTTATTCACATATTATGGAACGAGTAAATCACTTTTCTCTActataatctatttttttttttaaacaaaataccTCAACTTACTGCGATTTACTAACGGTAGAAATAGGATACAAATGTGAATATTTTGGAAATAGGACATGGGGATAAACAATTATGCCATATATATGtacactaaaaattaattattaaatcaattattcatataaaataattttgaaatataaaatatatgataaaaaaaataaaataatacatataaatatacacaaatacataattACTAATCTTTTGTATGAGTATAATATTTTCAAAAGGTAATtagctaattttttatttaagtgaAAAACCTTATAATATTACTCTTTTAACATGACTAGATAAAATATCTAGATTCTCTGATTTAAGAATATAGTAATATGgtcaaaataattataattctaAAATTTCATAGTTTTATTTTTGGATGAAACTTAGATTTAATTTTGTATGGGTTTAATATATTATCCAAATGGCAGAGTAGAATAAGTTGACtctgttttatatatttttcatcAACCATCTTCAATTATTTTATATACAAAATTAGCAAATCCTATCACatgtttaatataataatacaatGATTTGGACACCCTAATTTTCTCCCACAAAAGCTCAATTACCTGTgacttcttcttctacttttgttGACCCTGCAAGGCTGCAACATTTTCTTTGTAAAAGACTAATACTTTGTTTGGTTGGaaggaaaaaaatagaaagaaaaaaatagaaaaaaaaattgagtgaatttttttttttagagatgtttggatgaaaaaaaaataaaaaaaaggaaatagtatataatattatgaaaagacaattttatctttagatattttaaaatatattaaaaaatagagaataatattaaaatattaatattaaatatattttccttccatttttcaTCCATTATTGGAGGGAAAAATTTTTCAGTGGATCCTATCCACTTTTGTATACTATTCATTATTTCTCTTTGCTTTTTTCATttaatcaaacaaagaaaaatatttattttccttctaatttctttcttttttatttatttctttccattttcactTCAAACAAATACACCCTATCaagtcccaaaaaaaaaaaaaaacaaatacaCCCTAAAAGTAGCTCTAGATATTTTAAATCTAAGTAGAGATTCTCTAAACCCTTTTTTTAACCAGCcttgttggaaagtagatattgTAAATCTAGTAGAAATCCTTAGCCCTTTTTTGACGGTTTTAATCGTCACTATACatattaatttacatatttttaattaaacaaTTAATCACCAAAATGATCAAATTTaccataataaaataattaaatttacaaTAGAAAAACAATCAAACTTTGTCTACAgtagtataaattttttttttataaaatacaaaatatttatttttatatgcaATGACGGattgataactaattttttaatttatatacatataacatgattgaattaaaacaatttaacttattaaatatttatgggattgttgaattaattattatactcttctataattataaattaGCTACTATTCAgccattatatatttttaaaagtttgaTTATGTTATTCTGAaaagaaattattttgttatgaaaaatttgattatttaagTAGTTGAGGGATCATCTAATTTCAATACTTGTTTGcctttatatatttaatttttttctaatcaTCATCATCCGAAGAACAAATAGGTAGCTCCACTACTAGTTAAGATCGGAAAGCAAAGGATGTTTGGGTGAGATGACAATATATAGAAGAATGAATTTTAATTTGGCACGTTGGAATATATAATAAAACCTTGAATCATATTCCTTAGTCCTTACGTGGGTGTTTATAACTTATCTATTTAGTGCATGCTCTTTCGCCTGCCATCTTTCAAAGTGTTAAACTTAGGAGAACGTGACTTTATTATTCACGACCTCTACCcgatatagttttttttttagaagaaaaacttTAACGGCACTTATAAATTACGTACAGATTATATATATTAGATCtgaaattaaataagaaaatagataaattttatgttaaattatggtctaaaaaaacacaaattttaattacaaacaatcttataaaaagataaatgaaTTACAATCTATACAAACTATAACACAGAAAAATATCCTCTctttttttctaaataaatctAAAAGTTTTTCgaatatgaaaatatttttatagacAAAATGTTCTCCTCGTTAAACCTTCAACTATGTTCTATAAAATCATACATAAAATACTCATAAAAAGAACCAATACACCacattaaaaaaagaataactacaaaaaaattattttatatctaGAGCTAGATCTAGTTCTCTAAAAATCAAGAGCAATAACAACAAACAAACAAGCAGAAAAAAATAGTGATAGAGCGCAGAGGAGAGGAGTCAAGGAGCAAAGAAAGGCCATTGCAATCCACAGCCCAAACTAAGACGGTGGCGGCAACTCTCAAGAAGTTAagtttgtaacaccctaccacacggagctttacgcttaagccgTAAAATAGGgatggtgtggtattacgatttctaaaataaaatgtatacatataatatcagaaagaatataataaactaAAAGTCTTGAAAAACaggtgaaaaaaaattttgaaataaaaacgCAATGCTCA
Above is a genomic segment from Arachis stenosperma cultivar V10309 chromosome 1, arast.V10309.gnm1.PFL2, whole genome shotgun sequence containing:
- the LOC130936312 gene encoding protein HAIKU1-like, whose amino-acid sequence is MDNNKNRHHGGDGNLGVNKMGKNIRKSPLHQPNFGNNGTSAAAAAAAMGARPHQPQPQVYNISKNDFRDVVQQLTGSPSLNNATPPRPQQNSPKPQSMRLQKIRPPPLTPISRPPLRPPMPAQAPAAAPAGPAMVPYNNNNNALHRPGQFGQPALNPPLHHPGDMWANTAESPISAYMRYLQNSMMDPGSRGSRGNQMQPQSQPHGNAQHQFQQHPHQPPPGQGNVQPPNPPSSALIPNPHMPPMMPSSRFNGPHPPMNGTNPLVPSIPSPQPNGPPVLPSPTSQFLLPSPTGYMSFLSPRSPYPLLSPGVQFPTPLTPNFPFSPFGQSGLFGPGPQTPVSPGLFPISPSGFFQMASPRWRDQ